DNA from Paraburkholderia sp. ZP32-5:
AAGCTTCCGCCGCGCCGCCAAATGCCTTACTTCAGCACGTGAGCAATCGCGTTAGCGACGACGTCGAGATTGCGCGTGTTCAGCGCGGCCACGCAGATGCGGCCCGTGTTCACTGCATAGATGCCGAACTCTTCACGCAGACGATCCACTTGCGCAGCGGTCAGACCCGAGTACGAGAACATGCCGCGCTGCGCGTTCACGAAGCCGAAGTCGCGATCGACGCCGTTTGCCTTCAGACGTTCAACGAGGCCATTGCGCATTGCGCGGATACGGTCGCGCATCTCGCCCAGTTCCGATTCCCACGTGGCGCGCAACTCCGGCGACGCGAGCACGGCCGCGACGATCGAGCCGCCGTGCGTCGGCGGGTTCGAGTAGTTCGTGCGGATCACGCGCTTCAGTTGCGACAACACGCGTGCCGATTCTTCCTGGCTCGACGTGATGATCGACAGCGCACCGACGCGCTCGCCGTACAGCGAGAACGACTTCGAGAACGACGACGACACGAACACGTTCAGTTCCTTGGCCGCGAACAGGCGCACGGCTGCCGCGTCCGCGTCGATGCCGTCACCGAAGCCCTGGTAGGCGATGTCGAGGAACGGCACGAGGTTGCGCGCCTTGACGACTTCCACCACCTGCTTCCATTGTTCGACGCTGAGGTCGACGCCGGTCGGGTTGTGGCAGCACGCGTGCAGCACGACGATCGTGCCCGCTTCATAGCTGTTCAGCGCGGCGAGCATGCCGTCGAAGTTCACACCGTGTGTCGGCGCGTCATAGTACGGATACGACTCGACGGTGAAGCCGGCACCTTCGAACAGCGCGCGGTGGTTTTCCCAGCTCGGATCGCTGATCGCGACCTTGCTGTTCGGATTCACGCGCTTCAGGAAGTCCGCACCGATCTTCAATGCGCCCGTGCCGCCCAGCGCCTGCGCCGTGACGACGCGGCCTGCGGCGATCAGCGGCGAGTCGTTGCCGAGCAGCATCTTTTGCACGGCTGCATCGTATGCGGCGATGCCTTCGATCGGCAGATAGCCGCGCGGCAGCGCGGCTTCGACGCGGGCCTTTTCCGCATCGCGCACGGCGCGCAGCAACGGAATCTTGCCTTCTTCATTGAAATACACGCCAACACCGAGGTTGACCTTGGTGGTGCGCGTGTCGGCGTTGAAGGATTCGTTCAGGCCCAGAATCGGGTCGCGGGGAGCAAGTTCGACGGCGGAGAACAGAGACATGATGGGATGGGCAGCAGTTGTAAAAGAGGGCGGCTTCGCGCGCGCGGCGGCCTGGCCTTTGCCGTCGGCGGTGTTCGGGAGGTTCGACGTGAGTCTGGCGAAACGCGAAAACGGGGACGGCCTTCAGGGAGCGGCGAGCAAGCGCAACGTCGCATTGTAACGAATCCGGGCGCGTTTTTCGGACGACGGAACCTGCTCCGGGCAATTATTTGCTTGAAAAACAGGCGCTCCGCGGCCATGTGTGGAGGCGAGAAAGCCGCGTCGTCCCGGTCTGATCGAAGGTGCGAGGCAGACGAGGCGCGCGGCGGCAGGTTTATCGCGCGCGCCGGCATCAGTGGCGCGCAACATACAGTGAGCCCACGCGTGGACAGTGCTGCACGCCCACCCAAAGGGCCATAACATACGTCCGCCAACGCCAACGCCAACGCCAACGCCAACGCCAACGCCAACGCCAACGCCAACGCCGCGATAGCCGGCGCGCTATCCAATCCTACGCAAGCCCGCTCGATCGTCGCTTTGCGCAACCCGTTAGAATGATTCTTTGCCCCAGGCCCGGCCGTCCCTTATGTCCGAACACCATCTGACTGAAGCCGACGATACGCTCGACGAATCCCGATTCGTCGCGTTCGAAGGCTCGCCGTTCAAGCTCTATCAGCCCTATCCGCCCGCCGGCGACCAGCCCACGGCCATCGACACGCTCGTCGAAGGCGTCGGCGACGGCCTCGCATTCCAGACGCTGCTCGGCGTGACCGGCTCCGGCAAGACCTTCACGATGGCCAACACGATCGCGCGGCTCGGCCGCCCGGCCATCGTGTTCGCGCCGAACAAGACGCTCGCCGCGCAGCTGTACTCGGAGTTCCGCGAGTTCTTCCCGCGCAACGCGGTCGAGTACTTCGTCTCGTACTACGATTACTACCAGCCGGAAGCGTATGTGCCGCAGCGCGATCTGTTCATCGAGAAAGACTCGTCGATCAACGAGCATATCGAGCAGATGCGGCTGTCGGCCACGAAGAGCCTGATGGAGCGGCGCGACGTCGTGATCGTCGCGACCGTGTCGGCGATTTACGGTATCGGTAATCCGTCCGAATATCACCAGATGATTCTGACGCTGCGTACCGGCGACCGGCTCGGCCAGCGCGACGTCATCGCGCGGCTGATCGCGATGCAGTACAGCCGCAACGAGGCCGATTTCCAGCGCGGCTCGTTTCGCGTGCGCGGCGATACGATCGATATCTTCCCGGCCGAGCACGCGGAAATGGCCGTGCGGGTCGAGCTGTTCGACGACGAAGTCGAAACGCTGCAGCTGTTCGATCCGCTGACCGGCCGCGTGCGGCAGAAAATTCCGCGCTTCACCGTGTATCCGTCGTCGCACTACGTGACGCCGCGCGACACGGTGCTGCGCGCGGTCGAAACGATCAAGGCCGAGCTGCGCGACCGGCTCGAATTCTTCTATAGCGACGGCAAGCTCGTCGAGGCACAGCGGCTCGAGCAGCGCACCCGCTTCGACCTGGAGATGCTGCAGGAGCTGGGCTTCTGCAAGGGGATTGAAAACTACTCGCGGCACTTTTCCGGCGCGGCGCCGGGCGAACCGCCGCCGACGCTCGTCGACTATCTGCCGCCCGACGCGATCATGATGCTCGACGAGTCGCACGTGCTGATCGGCCAGCTGAACGGCATGTACAACGGCGACCGCGCGCGCAAGGAAAACCTGGTCGACTACGGTTTCCGTCTGCCGTCGGCGCTCGACAACCGGCCGCTCAAGTTCAACGAGTTCGAGCGCAAGATGCGCCAGGTGGTGTTCGTATCGGCGACGCCGGCCGACTACGAAAAGAAGACGTCGGGTCAGGTCGCCGAACAGCTGGTGCGCCCCACGGGTCTCGTCGATCCCGAAATCGAGGTGCGGCCGGCGCGCAGTCAGGTCGACGACGTACTCGCCGAGATCAACGAGCGCGTCAAGGCTGGCGATCGCGTGCTGGTCACCGTGCTGACCAAGCGGATGGCCGAGCAGCTCACCGAGTTTCTGGCCGACCATGGCGTCAAGGTGCGCTATCTGCACAGCGATATCGACACGGTGGAGCGGGTCGAAATCATCCGCGATCTGCGCCTCGGCACGTTCGACGTGCTGGTCGGGATCAACCTGCTGCGCGAAGGGCTCGATATTCCGGAAGTGTCGCTGGTCGCGATTCTCGACGCTGATAAGGAAGGCTTCCTGCGCGCCGAGCGCTCGCTGATCCAGACCATCGGCCGGGCGGCGCGAAACGTGAACGGCAAGGCGATTCTGTATGCGGATAACGTGACGGACTCGATGCGCCGCGCGATCGACGAGACCGAGCGGCGCCGCGCCAAGCAGATCGCGTTCAACCTTGCGCGTGGCATTACGCCGCGCGGGGTGGTCAAGCGGATTCGCGACATCATCGACGGCGTGTACAACGTCGACGAAGCGCGCGCCGAACTGAAGGAACAGCAGACGCGCGCGAAATTCGAGGATATGTCCGAGAAGCAGCTTGCCAAAGAGATCAAGCGTCTCGAAAAGCAGATGATGGAGCACGCGAAGAATCTCGAGTTCGAAAAGGCCGCGCAGACCCGCGACCAGCTCGCGCTGTTGCGTCAGCGCGTGTTCGGCGCGAATGTCGGCGATCACGTTTCGGGCGTCGAATAACGCGTCCTTTCACTTGGGCGTGGCCATGCGCCACGCCTTGTTCAACTTTACCGGCCGTCGGCTCCCCGCCGGAATTGCCCACACGCCGCAGCTCCCACCTGCCTAATCGTTCGACACGCCTGCCACCGGCTTCCTTAAATGTGCCTTAAGACCCTTATGGCGCAAGGTTTGGCGTGCTTCCGCGTTTGTTCTCACTGGGGAACAATGATAAACTTGCCAATATTGAGAATGGTTCGCATTTAAATTTACATCTGGCTTGCGCGGCGCACTGTTCCAATGAGTTCGATTCCAGTCTGATAAAAACAAGGAGTTTCACAATGCGCATTTCTTCATTGGTGCGGGGCGGCGCGGCAGCGGTAGCCGCCGTCGCGGCGTTGTCGGCCACGGCTGCCGAGTACCCGATCGGCAAGCAGCATATCGAGGGTGGCATGGAAATCGGCGCGGTTTATCTGCAGCCGATCACGATGGAACCCGAAGGCATGATGCGCAAGGCATCTGATTCGGACGTCCACCTCGAAGCCGACATTCACGCGGTCAAGAACAATCCGACTGGTTTCGCGGAAGGCGACTGGATGCCGTATCTGCAAGTCCACTACGAGCTGACGAAGGCCGGCTCGACCCAGGCACAGAAGGGCGACCTGATGCCGATGGTCGCCAACGACGGTCCGCACTATGGCGACAACGTCAAGCTGCAAGGTCCGGGCAAATATCATCTGAAGCTGATCGTCGAACCGCCGATGCAGATGGGCCACATGTCGTTCGGCCGCCACGTCGACAAGGAAACCGGCGTGGGTCCGTGGTTCAAGCCGTTCACGATCGAGTACGACTTCACGTTCGCCGGTATCGGCAAGAAGGGCGGTTATTGATCGCCGCGTCCAGGCCGCTTGCGTTGCGCGAGCGGACTTTGATTGCGCGGTCGCGCGGCGCTGAATCGGCGCATTGGTGAATGCAGCAGACGGCGCGCGGGTGTCCGGTGTTACAGCCGGTGTCGGCGTGCCGTGTTTTCCGGAAGGGCTCATGGGAATCAACCGAAAGATCGCGATGTTCGCCGCCACGTTTTTGCTGGCGGGCGCAGCTCAAGCAGCCGACCTGCCGACCTTCAAGCTGGAAATGAACGACGGCAAGCTGAATCCTGCACGTATCGAAGTGCCGGCGGGGCAGCGTATCAAGATCGAAGTGCGCAACACCGGCAAGGGCGCCGCTGAGTTCGAGAGCGTGCAGTTGCGCAAGGAAAAAGTTTTGGCGCCGGGCGCCGAATCGTTCGTCGTGATTGCTCCGCTAGAGCCGGGCGAATACAAGTTTTTCGACGATTTCCACCAGCAGGCGCAGGGCGTGATCGTCGCGAAGTAGCCATGGCCTCGAACGCGAGCGCGCCGCGTGAGGCGAGCGCCTCCGTTCGCGGGCAGTAAGAGCATCGAAGGGAGAGCTTCAATGGGTCAGATTCTGTTCATCGTGTGGCGGGAAAGTGTCGAGGCGCTGCTGGTCGT
Protein-coding regions in this window:
- the uvrB gene encoding excinuclease ABC subunit UvrB; this translates as MSEHHLTEADDTLDESRFVAFEGSPFKLYQPYPPAGDQPTAIDTLVEGVGDGLAFQTLLGVTGSGKTFTMANTIARLGRPAIVFAPNKTLAAQLYSEFREFFPRNAVEYFVSYYDYYQPEAYVPQRDLFIEKDSSINEHIEQMRLSATKSLMERRDVVIVATVSAIYGIGNPSEYHQMILTLRTGDRLGQRDVIARLIAMQYSRNEADFQRGSFRVRGDTIDIFPAEHAEMAVRVELFDDEVETLQLFDPLTGRVRQKIPRFTVYPSSHYVTPRDTVLRAVETIKAELRDRLEFFYSDGKLVEAQRLEQRTRFDLEMLQELGFCKGIENYSRHFSGAAPGEPPPTLVDYLPPDAIMMLDESHVLIGQLNGMYNGDRARKENLVDYGFRLPSALDNRPLKFNEFERKMRQVVFVSATPADYEKKTSGQVAEQLVRPTGLVDPEIEVRPARSQVDDVLAEINERVKAGDRVLVTVLTKRMAEQLTEFLADHGVKVRYLHSDIDTVERVEIIRDLRLGTFDVLVGINLLREGLDIPEVSLVAILDADKEGFLRAERSLIQTIGRAARNVNGKAILYADNVTDSMRRAIDETERRRAKQIAFNLARGITPRGVVKRIRDIIDGVYNVDEARAELKEQQTRAKFEDMSEKQLAKEIKRLEKQMMEHAKNLEFEKAAQTRDQLALLRQRVFGANVGDHVSGVE
- a CDS encoding amino acid aminotransferase; its protein translation is MSLFSAVELAPRDPILGLNESFNADTRTTKVNLGVGVYFNEEGKIPLLRAVRDAEKARVEAALPRGYLPIEGIAAYDAAVQKMLLGNDSPLIAAGRVVTAQALGGTGALKIGADFLKRVNPNSKVAISDPSWENHRALFEGAGFTVESYPYYDAPTHGVNFDGMLAALNSYEAGTIVVLHACCHNPTGVDLSVEQWKQVVEVVKARNLVPFLDIAYQGFGDGIDADAAAVRLFAAKELNVFVSSSFSKSFSLYGERVGALSIITSSQEESARVLSQLKRVIRTNYSNPPTHGGSIVAAVLASPELRATWESELGEMRDRIRAMRNGLVERLKANGVDRDFGFVNAQRGMFSYSGLTAAQVDRLREEFGIYAVNTGRICVAALNTRNLDVVANAIAHVLK
- a CDS encoding cupredoxin domain-containing protein, with the translated sequence MGINRKIAMFAATFLLAGAAQAADLPTFKLEMNDGKLNPARIEVPAGQRIKIEVRNTGKGAAEFESVQLRKEKVLAPGAESFVVIAPLEPGEYKFFDDFHQQAQGVIVAK
- a CDS encoding iron transporter, which encodes MRISSLVRGGAAAVAAVAALSATAAEYPIGKQHIEGGMEIGAVYLQPITMEPEGMMRKASDSDVHLEADIHAVKNNPTGFAEGDWMPYLQVHYELTKAGSTQAQKGDLMPMVANDGPHYGDNVKLQGPGKYHLKLIVEPPMQMGHMSFGRHVDKETGVGPWFKPFTIEYDFTFAGIGKKGGY